A portion of the Staphylococcus felis genome contains these proteins:
- a CDS encoding DUF4930 family protein — MKRLFNFFIILLLLLCIFYISLKYIPALRQQEWNPLKEDIAVESYDEEGYKVPVAGRSYVLEDNDLFRNIPRAQARNIFSWIDKYEFMQVHELTRMGYDQDYLIAEQDSQFLLYHFGDSEMRVYTTEHDLYYDLNQLGHAIKMLPIESYQGQND; from the coding sequence TTGAAAAGGCTATTTAATTTTTTTATCATTTTATTACTTCTTTTGTGTATTTTCTATATTTCTCTAAAATATATTCCAGCTTTAAGGCAACAAGAATGGAACCCTTTAAAAGAAGATATAGCAGTTGAATCATATGACGAAGAAGGGTATAAAGTTCCAGTAGCGGGAAGAAGTTATGTTCTTGAAGATAACGATTTATTTAGAAATATACCAAGAGCTCAAGCGAGAAATATTTTTAGTTGGATTGATAAATATGAGTTTATGCAAGTACATGAATTGACGCGCATGGGTTATGACCAAGACTACCTCATTGCAGAGCAAGATTCTCAATTTTTACTTTATCATTTTGGAGATAGTGAAATGAGGGTATACACAACTGAGCATGATTTATATTACGACCTTAATCAACTGGGGCACGCTATCAAAATGCTTCCAATCGAGTCATATCAAGGTCAAAATGACTAA
- a CDS encoding CadD family cadmium resistance transporter — protein sequence MIATILTATAVYVATGIDYLVILILLFSQVKKGQVKHIWIGQYIGTAIVIGASLLVAQGVVNLIPQQWVIGLLGLLPLYLGVKIWIKGEEDEDESSILSLFSSGKFNQLFLTMTFIVLASSADDFSIYIPYFTTLSMSEIFIVTIVFLIMVGVLCYVSYRLASFDFISETIEKYERWIVPIVFIGLGIYILFENGTFNALISFLL from the coding sequence ATGATCGCGACGATACTGACGGCTACTGCGGTATATGTAGCAACAGGAATTGATTATCTCGTCATATTAATTCTTTTGTTTTCGCAAGTAAAAAAAGGTCAGGTAAAACATATTTGGATAGGACAATATATAGGGACTGCAATTGTGATAGGAGCAAGTCTTTTAGTTGCACAGGGGGTTGTAAATTTAATTCCTCAGCAATGGGTTATCGGACTACTTGGGCTTTTACCACTTTACCTAGGCGTGAAAATATGGATTAAAGGAGAAGAGGATGAAGATGAAAGTAGCATTTTATCCTTATTCTCCTCTGGAAAATTTAATCAGTTATTTTTGACGATGACTTTCATCGTATTGGCTTCCAGTGCGGATGACTTTTCCATTTATATACCGTACTTCACGACCTTAAGTATGTCTGAAATCTTTATTGTCACTATTGTCTTTCTAATTATGGTTGGAGTTTTGTGCTATGTCAGTTACCGTCTAGCTTCCTTCGATTTTATATCGGAAACAATTGAGAAATATGAACGTTGGATTGTACCAATTGTATTCATTGGGCTAGGTATTTATATATTGTTTGAAAATGGAACATTCAATGCTCTGATTTCATTTCTTCTTTGA
- a CDS encoding cadmium-translocating P-type ATPase CadA: MDSSTKTLTEDKQVYRVEGFSCANCAGKFEKNVKELPGVHDAKVNFGASKIDVFGSATVEDLEKAGAFENLKVAPEKARRRVEPVVTEDKNVYRVEGFSCANCAGKFEKNVKQLAGVQDAKVNFGASKIDVYGNASVEELEKAGAFENLKVIPEKLANPSIQAVKEDTKAPKEEKIPFYKKHSTLLFATLMIAFGYLSHFVNGEDNLVTSMLFVSSIVIGGYSLFKVGFQNLIRFDFDMKTLMTVAVIGAAIIGEWAEASIVVILFAISEALERFSMDRARQSIRSLMDIAPKEALVRRNGQEIMIHVDDIAVGDIMIVKPGEKIAMDGIIINGVSAVNQAAITGESVPVAKTVDDEVFAGTLNEEGLLEVKITKYVEDTTISKIIHLVEEAQGERAPAQAFVDKFAKYYTPIIMVIAALVAVVPPLFFGGSWDTWVYQGLAVLVVGCPCALVISTPISIVSAIGNAAKKGVLIKGGVYLEELGAIKAIAFDKTGTLTKGVPVVTDFKVLNDQVEEKELFSIITALEYRSQHPLASAIMKKAEQDNITYSDVRVEDFTSITGRGIQGNIDGTTYYIGSPRLFKELNVSDFSLEFENKVKVLQNQGKTAMIIGTDQTILGVIAVADEVRETSKNVIQKLHQLGIKQTIMLTGDNQGTAEAIGAHVGVSDIQSELMPQDKLDYIKKMKAEHGNVAMIGDGVNDAPALAASTVGIAMGGAGTDTAIETADIALMGDDLSKLPFAVRLSRKTLNIIKANITFAIGIKIIALLLVIPGWLTLWIAILSDMGATILVALNSLRLMRVKDK, translated from the coding sequence TTGGATAGTTCAACAAAAACATTAACAGAAGATAAACAGGTTTACCGTGTGGAGGGTTTCTCGTGTGCGAATTGTGCTGGGAAGTTTGAAAAAAATGTAAAGGAACTACCAGGGGTGCATGATGCGAAAGTCAATTTCGGAGCTTCCAAAATTGATGTCTTTGGCAGTGCAACTGTTGAAGATCTGGAAAAGGCTGGTGCTTTCGAGAATCTTAAAGTGGCACCAGAGAAGGCTAGAAGACGGGTCGAACCAGTGGTAACAGAAGATAAAAATGTTTACCGTGTGGAGGGATTTTCTTGCGCAAACTGTGCTGGGAAGTTTGAAAAAAATGTAAAACAACTAGCTGGAGTTCAGGATGCAAAAGTGAACTTTGGCGCTTCCAAAATTGATGTATATGGAAATGCATCGGTTGAAGAGCTTGAAAAAGCAGGTGCTTTCGAGAATCTTAAGGTAATTCCTGAAAAACTGGCGAATCCATCGATACAAGCGGTCAAAGAAGACACTAAGGCTCCTAAAGAAGAGAAAATACCGTTTTATAAAAAACACAGCACATTGCTGTTTGCCACATTAATGATTGCTTTTGGTTACCTTTCTCACTTTGTAAATGGAGAAGATAACCTTGTAACTTCCATGTTATTTGTAAGTTCGATTGTAATTGGCGGATATTCACTATTTAAAGTTGGTTTTCAAAATTTGATACGCTTTGATTTCGACATGAAAACCCTGATGACCGTTGCAGTTATTGGAGCTGCCATCATTGGTGAATGGGCAGAGGCATCCATTGTTGTCATTCTCTTTGCAATCAGTGAAGCACTTGAACGTTTTTCTATGGATAGAGCAAGACAGTCCATTCGTTCATTGATGGATATTGCCCCAAAAGAAGCACTTGTTAGGCGGAATGGTCAGGAAATAATGATCCATGTGGACGATATCGCCGTGGGTGATATTATGATCGTCAAACCAGGGGAGAAAATTGCCATGGATGGGATCATTATAAATGGGGTGTCGGCTGTCAACCAGGCTGCTATAACAGGAGAATCTGTCCCTGTTGCCAAAACGGTAGATGATGAAGTATTTGCAGGTACGCTTAACGAAGAGGGACTACTTGAAGTAAAAATCACCAAATACGTAGAGGATACAACCATCTCCAAGATTATTCATCTGGTTGAGGAAGCACAAGGGGAGCGCGCTCCAGCGCAAGCATTCGTAGATAAATTTGCGAAATATTATACGCCGATCATTATGGTTATTGCGGCGCTCGTTGCAGTCGTTCCACCTTTATTCTTTGGTGGAAGTTGGGATACTTGGGTTTATCAAGGATTAGCGGTACTTGTAGTTGGATGTCCGTGTGCATTAGTTATTTCTACTCCAATCTCGATTGTCTCGGCAATTGGAAATGCAGCTAAAAAAGGTGTGTTGATTAAAGGCGGTGTCTATCTAGAGGAATTAGGAGCCATTAAGGCAATCGCATTTGATAAAACAGGAACACTGACAAAAGGTGTACCAGTGGTAACAGATTTTAAAGTGTTAAATGATCAAGTAGAAGAAAAAGAGCTGTTTTCCATTATTACAGCTTTAGAATATCGATCACAACATCCACTTGCTTCAGCAATAATGAAGAAAGCAGAGCAAGATAATATTACTTATTCCGATGTTAGAGTGGAGGACTTCACTTCTATTACAGGTCGGGGCATTCAAGGGAATATAGATGGAACAACCTATTACATTGGCAGTCCAAGGCTTTTTAAAGAATTAAATGTTTCCGATTTTAGCCTTGAGTTTGAAAATAAAGTGAAAGTTTTACAAAACCAAGGGAAAACGGCCATGATTATTGGAACGGACCAAACAATCCTCGGCGTGATTGCTGTAGCAGATGAGGTCCGCGAAACAAGTAAAAATGTGATTCAAAAACTTCATCAGTTAGGAATCAAGCAAACAATTATGCTGACAGGTGATAATCAAGGTACCGCAGAAGCAATCGGTGCTCATGTAGGCGTTTCTGATATTCAGTCCGAATTGATGCCACAGGATAAGTTGGACTATATTAAAAAAATGAAAGCCGAGCATGGTAATGTAGCTATGATTGGCGATGGCGTCAATGATGCTCCTGCACTTGCTGCATCCACTGTTGGCATTGCAATGGGCGGTGCTGGAACAGATACTGCCATCGAGACAGCTGATATTGCATTAATGGGAGATGATTTAAGTAAGCTTCCATTTGCAGTAAGACTTAGCAGGAAAACGCTAAATATCATCAAAGCGAACATCACGTTTGCCATCGGAATTAAGATAATTGCCTTACTATTGGTTATTCCAGGCTGGCTAACCCTTTGGATTGCGATTCTTTCCGATATGGGAGCCACTATTTTGGTAGCATTAAATAGTTTGCGACTGATGAGAGTGAAGGATAAATAG